Proteins encoded by one window of Candidatus Bathyarchaeota archaeon:
- a CDS encoding polyprenyl synthetase family protein, producing the protein MDVEKFLEEKAPLIDKAIEKYIPRKFSKDAVLFKVNPPAFSYNLETLNKAVADPIWDMLDRGGKRWRPALFLLICEALGKKEDYCLDFSIIPEVIHNGTLVIDDIEDSSELRRGKPCSYQIYGNDIAINAGNAMYYLPLLPLMVQRNKLSPQMQRDVYEVYVQEMINLSMGQAMDIAWHKGIANADALSEQDYLQMCAYKTGTLARMAAKMAAVLAGADEKLVEKLGRLAESIGVAFQMQDDILDVIGEEFAKKKGGVGQDISEGKRSLLVIYTLQKAKSADKKRLIEILNMHTSDQNLRNEAIVLMQKYGAIEYVKATAERMVLDSWSEVDRLLPTPEAKEKLKAFAEFLIKRTK; encoded by the coding sequence TTGGATGTTGAAAAATTTCTCGAAGAAAAAGCACCCCTAATTGACAAAGCCATCGAAAAATACATTCCACGAAAGTTCAGCAAAGACGCAGTGCTCTTCAAGGTAAACCCGCCAGCCTTTAGCTACAATTTGGAAACACTAAACAAAGCTGTTGCTGACCCCATCTGGGACATGCTGGACCGCGGAGGCAAACGCTGGCGACCAGCCTTATTCTTACTAATCTGCGAAGCGCTCGGCAAAAAGGAGGATTACTGCTTAGACTTCTCCATAATACCCGAAGTCATCCATAACGGCACACTCGTCATTGACGACATCGAAGATTCATCGGAATTGCGGCGGGGCAAACCCTGTTCATACCAAATCTACGGTAACGACATCGCAATCAATGCTGGAAACGCCATGTATTATCTGCCACTTCTTCCCTTAATGGTGCAAAGAAACAAACTATCGCCTCAGATGCAACGGGACGTTTACGAGGTTTACGTGCAAGAAATGATTAACCTCAGCATGGGGCAAGCCATGGACATTGCATGGCACAAGGGCATAGCCAACGCCGACGCTTTAAGTGAGCAGGATTATTTGCAGATGTGCGCTTACAAAACAGGCACCCTAGCGCGCATGGCAGCTAAAATGGCAGCAGTTCTAGCAGGCGCTGATGAAAAGCTGGTTGAAAAACTCGGACGTTTGGCGGAAAGTATCGGTGTTGCTTTCCAAATGCAAGATGATATTTTAGATGTGATTGGTGAAGAATTCGCAAAAAAGAAAGGTGGTGTCGGACAAGATATCAGTGAGGGTAAACGCTCGCTACTGGTGATTTATACTCTGCAAAAAGCCAAAAGCGCCGACAAGAAACGCTTAATCGAAATCCTCAACATGCACACTTCTGACCAAAACCTGCGCAACGAAGCCATAGTGCTCATGCAGAAATATGGTGCCATCGAATATGTGAAGGCTACTGCTGAACGGATGGTTCTGGACAGTTGGAGCGAAGTTGACAGGCTTCTTCCAACGCCAGAGGCTAAGGAAAAATTAAAAGCGTTCGCTGAATTCTTGATTAAACGAACCAAGTAA
- the fni gene encoding type 2 isopentenyl-diphosphate Delta-isomerase → MAEKTGKRKIDHIRICLNEKAQAKKATTGFEDVQLVHRALPEIDKTKINLTTTFLNKKFSAPIIVGAMTGGAQEATQINASIAEAVEKLGLGMGVGSQRAAIENKTLEETYRIARKKAPTAFLIANIGGVQLVHGYGAKEVKRVVEMIDADAVAIHLNALQEAVQPEGQTNFEGVLTKIGEVARELDVPVIVKETGCGISAEDAKALEEAGVKAIDVGGVGGTSFAAVEYYRSQEADGVQRFLGEAFWDWGIPTAVSLIEAAQTVKLPLIASGGIRSGTDITKALALNATIASISQPILQTAVKGTKQTESKLSDLIEELRNAMFLTGAQKISDLANTPVVITGKTGQWLQARGFNLQKYAKRGVR, encoded by the coding sequence AGACGTCCAACTCGTCCATCGAGCTCTGCCAGAAATTGATAAAACAAAAATCAACTTAACAACCACCTTCTTGAATAAAAAATTCTCAGCCCCAATAATCGTAGGCGCCATGACTGGCGGAGCACAAGAAGCCACACAAATTAACGCCTCAATCGCAGAGGCAGTGGAAAAACTCGGCTTAGGCATGGGTGTAGGAAGCCAAAGAGCCGCCATCGAAAACAAAACCCTTGAAGAAACCTACAGAATAGCACGCAAAAAAGCACCAACCGCCTTTTTAATCGCCAACATCGGCGGCGTCCAACTTGTCCACGGCTACGGCGCAAAAGAAGTCAAGCGTGTTGTCGAAATGATTGACGCTGACGCAGTTGCTATACACCTGAACGCGTTGCAAGAGGCAGTTCAGCCTGAAGGACAAACCAATTTTGAAGGCGTACTAACAAAAATAGGCGAAGTCGCACGCGAACTCGATGTACCAGTAATCGTTAAAGAAACAGGCTGCGGAATCTCAGCAGAAGACGCAAAAGCGCTTGAGGAAGCAGGCGTAAAAGCCATAGATGTCGGTGGCGTAGGCGGAACAAGCTTTGCAGCCGTTGAATATTACCGCTCACAGGAAGCAGACGGCGTTCAGCGTTTCCTAGGCGAAGCTTTCTGGGATTGGGGCATACCAACCGCAGTAAGCCTCATAGAAGCCGCACAAACAGTCAAATTGCCGCTGATTGCTTCAGGCGGAATCCGAAGCGGCACCGACATAACAAAAGCCTTAGCCCTAAACGCAACCATAGCAAGTATTTCACAGCCAATTTTGCAAACTGCCGTAAAAGGCACAAAACAAACCGAGAGCAAACTTTCAGATTTGATCGAAGAACTACGCAACGCAATGTTTCTCACTGGTGCACAAAAAATCAGCGACTTAGCAAACACGCCTGTGGTTATTACTGGCAAAACAGGTCAATGGCTACAGGCCAGAGGATTTAATTTGCAAAAATACGCCAAAAGAGGAGTACGTTAA